tgtgaacagttgctggacaCTTCCtcatggacttgctaatgaactacatccatgaacagttgctgggcactTCCTAATGGAGTTGCTAATGAACACCCAGACACTGGAAAAGCACTCTCCCCAGTTAATAAATGAACAGCAACTCTTCACCCACTCCACACTGTGGTACaggttcaagtggatagccgtgttggtctgtagtagcacaacTCAAATTTTTCTTTGGCTGGCGCAGAGATATTGCCGTCTTGCCATGTTcatgccagccagttactgctgAAACGTCAGGGACTAGAATTAacagaccacggccacacagcctGAAAAACCCACCCCAGGCAATGATGCGATTGTTCTTATTTTGATCATTTCTGTCCCACTCTCTTCAAAAGTGTTCAAGGTGGCTCTGCAGACAACTATAAGCCAGTCTCAGCGGGCAGCCGTGTTGATCTGCTGCTGAAGAGCTGGATTCGAGGTTAGCAGCAACCAAGAGACCAGCAAGATCTTGGGGATCTGGGCTctcctgggctgatcctgcgttgagcagggggttggactagatggcctttatggccccttccaactctatgattctatgatttccagaGTTGAAGCTCCCTTCGTTGGATATGAACAAGAGCAGAGATCCCTCTGTCCTTATATCCCAATTGAAAAGAGGAAAGGGCCACTCTGGAGGCAAGGGTGGAAGGCCCATTGTCAACAGCTTGGTTAGAGCAGAGGAGAAATGCTtggggggcagaaaattagcacctGTAGTGATTTAGGCCTGGTTTCAAAgcattctgtgaaggctcaagggggtggcaggtgacagtggttgagcgatagggttgtgagtgtcctgcatagtgcagggggttggactagatgacccaggaggtcccttccaactctatgattctatgaaagcactGACACTCCAAGGAAGGCTTGTGTGTGTTCTAGAATGCAGCCCGCTCACATGAGAAATCACAACTTAGACCACCATGGTCAGCATGGGTACATGTGTGGCATAATGACGACACTCTAAGACTTACATTCAGAGGGATGTCATGTTGGGCTACAGAGTAAAAGAATGGAGGAAGGGTTtggtcaaccagggtttccctggggtttttttgatggccctggaaaggtttcccaaaagtGTGGGAGTCActtgattttatatatattttaaaaactgattaaacATTTAACGAGTGATATAACGATCTATGGTTCTGTCAGCccgctccaccccccaaaatggcctggagggggtgggaagaggagggaccctgGGTTGGCATGGACACCgctgtgctttccaaccatattctgtacggtCGCACTGTTTCTGGagttccttgaaacctgaagaatgtttcattaaAGAAGTTGAGTTAGACTGCcctggctgaactgtggctctccagatgcccatggcctacaattcccataagcccctgccagcgtatgcttGCATACCTAAAATCtgttgattcaagtgggtagccatgttggtctgaagtagcacaacaaaatcagagtccaagagcacctttaagaccaacaaagatttattcaaggtgggagctctcGGGTGCATGCACAGACTgcacaaaaatcagagtccaagagcgcctttaagaccaacaaaaatttattcaagtgggagcttttgagtgcatgcttttgagtgtctgaggaagagtgcatgcacccgagagctcccaccttgaataaatctttgttggtcttaaaggtgctactgaactctgattttgttgtgctaaaatctgttaagttaaaaaaaaaaagtgaatgttTTACCTTTATTCTCCCAAAGATGGGATCGTCGTCCGTTTCCATCAGGTAGAAGGAATAGGGTTTTTTGCATGCCTCTTTGGCGACGTTTCTAAGTCTGAAGTGTAGTGTGTTGCACAAGTCATCAAACAGATGCTCATAGGAAGTCCTCCTTCCCGGCAAGGGCTGGCATCTTTTCTCGGGAGCATCTTCTGAGGTAGTACTGGGATCGTgtccctgctggctcctctgcctgTCACCCAACTTCATCACCCTGCTCAACTCGGCAAACTCGTCCATAATCACCGAGATGTCCCCCCGGCAATCTTTTAGCTTATTATTGTACGTCAATTTTTTGAGGTGGAAAGGGGCGAGCCGTTCCTGTCCCTTCCTTTTGAACCTAGCAGCTTTAGCAAAGGAGCCTcgtgggagaggaggaggagggccgaaGGGATCGTCAGACGGGCCGATTCCGGGGGACGGACGCACGGTCTGCTGCCTCGCGCTGGGATTCGCAATCGTGATCAGAAGCGGACTTCGGCTTCGGGGCGGCAGGCTCAAACCGGGACCTTCAGGTACCCTTCTCAAGAGTAAAGGGTCGGCTATGACCTGAGTTGCAAACTCTTTTGCAAAGAGACTGCTGGAGGTAGAGAGTTGTGGCCGCCTCTTTTTGAGGATATGCTTTAGCTTATAATGGAAACGCAAACACTCAATGTCAAGGGTGCCTTGGATGGGGTCATCCATAACACGGCAGATCCTCCTCGAGGAGTTTATTAATCCTGACTCTTCCGTGAAACTGTCTCCCCTCTTGGAAGAGTGAAAAGTTCTGGTTTTGTCCTTGTGCTTCTTGGTGACGGAAAAATTGATATAATCCATTAGCGGACCCTGCTTGCCGTCAGGTTTCAGAGGGGGCAGGGCGGGCCGATCATCCCTTTGGGACATAAAAGGCCGTTCGAAGCATTTAGCCTCAGGCCCAAGGTCCAAAATCCGCGGTTTTCCCCCAAAGAAACCCCAGTCATCGCTTGTACTGGCCTTTTCTTCTGGACTCAAATCACGGATGTAAATAGCCCCTGTAACTCCTCTAGAGTCTATAGATTTTGTAGAACAAGTGCTCACGGGTGTATTTCTGCAATATGGATCTCCGAAGAGTTCTTGGTCATCGTCTCCTGAAAGAGACTCCCCTTCCCTATTCGTATTGGGACCCAAGACCTCGGTAGACAACTCTGCCCGTTCACTGGCCAACTGTACATCCGTGGCATCTTTCAGGCCCCCCCGGTTTTGCCCTTCTCTCGTGCCTTCGTGCAAAGGGGAATCAGAGTCTTCCAGAGGATGCTCAATTAGAGCACAAGCCGAGATTTCTACATTCCCTTCCCCGGCCAGGCTGCCCTCCCTCGACAAAACGGATGCTTCAGGGCTAGCAGGTCCTAACCCAACCTCCCCATGAACTATGGGCATAGCTGAATCATGGTCCTTTGAGGATCCTGCTGTTTCAGCTAACTGGAATTTGACCTCTAGGCTTGGGGTGCCCCCTTCTGTCCAATCTGGGCAACTCGAAAGGACATACATGGCCATCAAAGCAGCTTCGTTCTCTCTCAATGTCTCTCTTTCAACCCCGGCTGCTTGATGAGAGCTGAAACCTGCGTAAGACGATGAACGGCACTGGCCGTCCTCTTGCAGCTCTGCCCCTTGGTTAACAAAGGCGCTCTGCTTCTCTAAACGTTCATCTCCCACCGCTTCGGAGTCAGACGTGGTGAACTGGTCAGTCGTGTGGCTCTCTTCGTCACTCTCGGGAGGGGTCACGCACTCCAGGGCCATGGCACTGATCCAACTTACGCCTGATTCCCCTTTGGAAGGAGCTTCTTCGCTCTCCGCTTTTAAGCTGCACACGGTATCAAGCAGTTCACAAAGGAGGGCCTTGATTTCTTCAGACACGGCAGCTGCACCCTGGTGGGGCTCCTGATCACAGCCTTTTTCTTCCACAGCAGAGACACGTCCATTATTTTCACTTTGATCACTAGGCATGGTGCCTTCCCAGGTAGCTCTGAACTCACTGCCCTCCACCCCCAAGCACTGGATTGCTTCATCTTCTATAGCATCCTTCAGTAATTCCGACATCTGCTTGGTCTTCTGTTCCCTTTGAATACCTTGGTGATTACCTTCCAATGGATCTGTATCAGACACGTTTGTGACTTCGTCTTCCTGGTCGGTGCACAAACCCTCATCGGAACTGACCGGTTCGGGAAACACAGGACTTGGGGCTGACGCAGCACAGCTTTCTTGGTTCTCGGTCAATTCTGGAGTGATTTGATGGGCCGGAGGCTTTTGGGATGGAGCCGAATCGATCACATCAAGGGTTCTTTTCTCCTCCCAGGAAACACAAGAGTCCCCGATAGGAGCCAACGGTTTAGGAGAGGCaagattttgggctggtagaggAGAATCGCTTTGGTGCGTGACAGGCTGTTCTCCGGTCGGCCTGCTGTTCTGTACTTGGCCCAGTTCACAAGCCAACTCGGCCAGAGGGACCTCTTCCTGGGACTTCGTTTCAGTCACGTTGATTTGGTCTGGGGACACGGGACATTTAGGGGGCACTAAagagtcttcctggttccctaGCAACTCTGTTATTTCATCCGGCTTTGACCGATGGGCAGGATCCGTTTCCTGCAAAGCTGAATTGGCCCAGCTGGTTTCTTTGCCTCCGTTCAGATCGAGGGGATTTGAGAACTGACTTTGCTCGGACACAAGCAAATCTTCTTGGCTCCCGACAGAATCCCTTTGAGTTACCAAATCAACCTTTCTTCGGTCCGGTTCAGTAGTTGGCAGAGAAACGGAATCTGCTAGACAGGTTTCTTTGTCTTCTCGGGTGATGCCGGAGTGCTCAACCAGGTCTGTTTGGTTCGGAGATGCAGGAAATTTGGGGGATTCAACAGAGTCTTCGATCCTAGCAAATTCAGTCACTTCATCAAGAACGTCCCGGTGGAATGGAACCGTTTGTGGTGGATGCAACCCAGCCAGACCGTCTGGTTGACCGTCCTGTGAAACAGAGGAACCCTCAACAGAATTCACTGGGTTTAGAAATGCAGGTTCGAGGGCTAATCCTGAAGGGTCTTCTCGGTCCCCTGGCGATGCTGGGACAGCCTCGGGAGCAGACTGCTGAAGGAAACTTGCTGCTGGCGATGGCGTCAAAGTTGTCAAGCCATCGCCAGAGGATGCTGCATCACATACGCACGTCTCTTCGGCCACACAACCCTCGTGGCTTAGGTCCACGGGATCTTGTTCCAAATCCATGTCGCGTGGCTCCGTGTCCGCATCGTTGCTCTCCGAAAGAGCGAGGTCAATGGATTCCATCTCCACGCTCTCTCCCTCGACGTCCTCCTCGTCTTCGTCGGTGGGGAAATCCCGAGAATCGCCTCTAGGGAGACGTTCCTCTTTCCCGTACTCGGAATTTGCCTCTGGCCACGTCGCTCCAGAAGCACAAACTGACTCAATGCTGCCGATCGGGCAGCCGTCTGCCGAAGACGAGGCCTTGCCGGCTGCCGCCCTCTCTGCAGAGACGGCGCTCCCCGAACTCGTTACCCCCTGTGCGTCTTTGGCGGTCTCCGGCAGCTCGGGGAGCACGGAAGCGGAGTTGCTCTGGGAAACTTCCACCGAGTTAACCGTTTTCGCTTCCGCCTTCACGTCGGGCCTCGATCCGCCTCGTCCTCGTCCCCGTAACGAGCTGCCGTCCTGGCTCAGGAGAGAGAGGACGGGTTCCGAAAGGAATTCCTCTTTGACTTCCTTTCCGAGCACCTGGAAATGTCCAAAGTTTCAGAGATTTAGGCGGAGGACAAGAGTCACGGGCAGAATCCCTAcgagggttgtgtgctttggccgctggagtggccgttttggcccaaagcagccagcggcacaacgcgggggggggggcgtggagtgggggaggggcggCGCCGGTGGTGGTGCGCCAATCAACGGacgcacacaggtgcagagcccctccaccccctgcgccacagcgctggctgcttcgggctggaacagcCGCTACGTTGGCCGAAGCGCATAACTCTAATGCCTATGGCTTTCCAATCAACCAACTATCCCAAAATACATAAATAGAAATTAGGAAGACAGCTAGATTCGACTACAGTAGAACAGAGAACATCAAGATTTTgagggtagaagcttttgagagtcaacacTCAttgcattgggggggaggggggaatctcacaaagggagttttgactcccaaaggcttacaactctcaaaagcttgttggtctataccaggggtagtcaaattgcggccctccagatgtccgtggactacaattcccaggagcccctgccagcattcgctggcaggggctcctgggaattgtagtccacggacatctggagggccgcagttcgactacccctggtctatacactTGGGGTTGTTTTAGTTAATGCTGATTTGTACTAAATGtcggtattttttaaaattttaaatttgtatgcTGAATTTACTGCTGTCACCTACCCCGAGCCACCGAAGAAATAACAACGATCACAACAATATTATGATGACGATGCTGATGAtaatgaggatgatgatgagggATTGAAATCTAACTATACTCTACATCAGCATGActactttctttctctcccccaccccaacactttggggaaatatttaatttttaaacatgctATGTAGTCAAACAGGAATGgtcttttgcttgtttgttttgaacaGCACAGAACTAATTCGTACTCATTTCCCCCCTGTAGACTTATTTTATATACAAAACAAAATTGTCCTGAGAACTCTTTTCCCCaaggtttagatcaggggtagtcaacctgtggtcctccagatgttcaaggactacaattcccatgagcccctgccagcaaatgtgtagaccagggtagtcaacctgtggtcttccagatgttcaaggactacaactcccatgagcccctgccagcaaatgctggcaggggctcatgtgaattgtagtccttgaacatctggaggaccacaggttgactacccttggtttagaTGATCAAAACTGACAATCGTGGGGCTCAAAAGCATTAGAAGCAACCAATCTGCATTTAATTTCAGAGGGTACAAACTTTTAAATTTGTAGACAAAGCCTCATAAAGATTAGACAATATAATAAAGAGATCTTCAACAGTACAACcaaatttgagcccagtagcgCCTTAGAGACCACCTCCAATTTGGGGGGGCACAAACTTTCAGAGCTTCCTTGGTCAGCTACAAACGATAACTCTTGCCAGTTCACACCCCGAGAATCCGGGTGGTGTCTAAGACTACTTCtggtggtaaaaagtggggtacaaaaaacccaactcttcttttggaaGGCAAAACATACCCAGACCCCAGGATAGGAAAACCCCGGAGAATCTGGAAACGGGCCTACTAAAATCTCACCTTCTTGAAGGCCTGGCGCAGGCTGGCCAAGTTACTGGCAAAGGAGCTGACTCGCCCATCTTTCAAAGGCAGGCTGCTGGTCTCCACAGGGTCAGCATGGGGAGCCTCGTTCTCAATGCAGTTTGTAGAGGACAGCTCGTTACAAGACAGTGGCTTCTCCACAGGGGAGCAAGCCCTCCCTTCTACTTTATTGGACGTCTGGTACGACTCGGAGAACGAGTCCGCCGAACGCTTCTCGGAGTCACAGAACCCATCGCTGTCGTCAATGAGCTCCAACGGATCCACAACACTGTTCAGAGATACAAATTTGGCAGGGTTGCTGTGCTCGACCACCTTCCTGACTGTTGGGGACCGGAAGGGCTTGCTATAAAACAAGGCCACCCACATGTGAAGAATGAGCTTCATTTCTTCCACATCGTCCGACAGGCTCATGTCCCAGGGACTAGGGAACaagcaaaggagggagggagggggggagagagaaagagagaaagagagagagagagggagagagggagggatagAGGGAGAGGgatagagggagggggagagggagagggagagagggagggggagagagggggagagggagaggagggagggggagagagagggagagagagagagagagagaga
Above is a window of Paroedura picta isolate Pp20150507F chromosome 5, Ppicta_v3.0, whole genome shotgun sequence DNA encoding:
- the TASOR2 gene encoding protein TASOR 2, whose product is MSPLNRKKNLAECKTTALYRPWKGQLFIQNQRVCDLALCSPFSGTIPAQLPAKLEAQYVVALRDLRRKLPEVAFGKNNYANDEVRSQGILFSLYEVETLNQNEQKVDQLLESLKEKDLALVRYLNERGLFILLTSSALAKEKDSVPEEFPRLQALFVISSPRPTRLTAKDLRREHKASERASQIYLLLPALRYALAEAAKDRKKEEVPPGVLVKRHVQEVSTLDKNLLPTLTPPDGPSLSFEQFLKKSDLEAVSGKCSQNSFSRLQRYLSDPQHYSLDVSLASPYPGADSRSAASSTMGDPGSSLDLRSGPVPREGSVPLTETTRPGQPAESTSLSVEGVGKPSRASERNLQRSKRKSSRLLGVGTRKKWAPLKVLCIMENSKKKKKKSKKKKPDLSSASSKMQRPPSDSGEPTLKLKNLQYPLRRKRGAEVLSAEIVQRTRHESATKPTSSSEAPGTEQKKPRLLSSRKSTEGEKGESLNRSRTVKKKCPHRDPDVAELEPPGDENVPSNERSAPRDACPPLRRDECDSHALNMLADLALSSCDSLLLANPERSGLSHSPTRDRRPPQGGKLLRKASDHEYHRVNAKLKGASLPGRSPQRSCPDPVQPDQSVDSPSSNRDRSKKKSARPHPAKPQVALPPETGDGSDPSVPSLISTEHSYASPALDPLQNQLPWTGSPSPPSSKNGVKSAKSGPLVGKVLPFRHQQNICHPPKQFQTYLPFSRSAIMAARPKEDFCKSRKVTFRDQSIQVTCQWEAEYLFSADSKYTNNSLEKTIVRAVHGPWDMSLSDDVEEMKLILHMWVALFYSKPFRSPTVRKVVEHSNPAKFVSLNSVVDPLELIDDSDGFCDSEKRSADSFSESYQTSNKVEGRACSPVEKPLSCNELSSTNCIENEAPHADPVETSSLPLKDGRVSSFASNLASLRQAFKKVLGKEVKEEFLSEPVLSLLSQDGSSLRGRGRGGSRPDVKAEAKTVNSVEVSQSNSASVLPELPETAKDAQGVTSSGSAVSAERAAAGKASSSADGCPIGSIESVCASGATWPEANSEYGKEERLPRGDSRDFPTDEDEEDVEGESVEMESIDLALSESNDADTEPRDMDLEQDPVDLSHEGCVAEETCVCDAASSGDGLTTLTPSPAASFLQQSAPEAVPASPGDREDPSGLALEPAFLNPVNSVEGSSVSQDGQPDGLAGLHPPQTVPFHRDVLDEVTEFARIEDSVESPKFPASPNQTDLVEHSGITREDKETCLADSVSLPTTEPDRRKVDLVTQRDSVGSQEDLLVSEQSQFSNPLDLNGGKETSWANSALQETDPAHRSKPDEITELLGNQEDSLVPPKCPVSPDQINVTETKSQEEVPLAELACELGQVQNSRPTGEQPVTHQSDSPLPAQNLASPKPLAPIGDSCVSWEEKRTLDVIDSAPSQKPPAHQITPELTENQESCAASAPSPVFPEPVSSDEGLCTDQEDEVTNVSDTDPLEGNHQGIQREQKTKQMSELLKDAIEDEAIQCLGVEGSEFRATWEGTMPSDQSENNGRVSAVEEKGCDQEPHQGAAAVSEEIKALLCELLDTVCSLKAESEEAPSKGESGVSWISAMALECVTPPESDEESHTTDQFTTSDSEAVGDERLEKQSAFVNQGAELQEDGQCRSSSYAGFSSHQAAGVERETLRENEAALMAMYVLSSCPDWTEGGTPSLEVKFQLAETAGSSKDHDSAMPIVHGEVGLGPASPEASVLSREGSLAGEGNVEISACALIEHPLEDSDSPLHEGTREGQNRGGLKDATDVQLASERAELSTEVLGPNTNREGESLSGDDDQELFGDPYCRNTPVSTCSTKSIDSRGVTGAIYIRDLSPEEKASTSDDWGFFGGKPRILDLGPEAKCFERPFMSQRDDRPALPPLKPDGKQGPLMDYINFSVTKKHKDKTRTFHSSKRGDSFTEESGLINSSRRICRVMDDPIQGTLDIECLRFHYKLKHILKKRRPQLSTSSSLFAKEFATQVIADPLLLRRVPEGPGLSLPPRSRSPLLITIANPSARQQTVRPSPGIGPSDDPFGPPPPLPRGSFAKAARFKRKGQERLAPFHLKKLTYNNKLKDCRGDISVIMDEFAELSRVMKLGDRQRSQQGHDPSTTSEDAPEKRCQPLPGRRTSYEHLFDDLCNTLHFRLRNVAKEACKKPYSFYLMETDDDPIFGRIKNLLKKGGHSEADPQLFCKASHLEADRLLVILRNEDIFPHVHKIPSLLRLKHFPNVTFAGVDSPEDILDHTYQELFQSGGFVVSDDQALETMTTGELKDVVKTLEQLNGQQKWRWLLHHKETKKLREDARVDPVARSKDSILRSCQGASFAEVLHYHQCDSRSASRSEYLNCLLNLQVQHISARLAVFLTEPPSASREAFESKGILVLDVNTFVATVQDLASSGRSYC